A part of Candidatus Saccharibacteria bacterium genomic DNA contains:
- a CDS encoding glycosyltransferase family 4 protein, translating to MISFVWPPGEPMLGGTGGSETYTAGHVRELLRRGIDAQVVTIGHGIKDGRQDFRDVPFVSFADEKSIGQLVGTVVFVNKAYHVPTQRKSAIILHCSIPKVTDRQRYQSYIVDKTVIATSVYSAQQWALYLDIPYARINVVLPFADPKYGAVIRHKPSKYTRIVYAGRLHPEKGIYTILEMMHQQDMQNHEYRLAIVTAGQHVAVGREIARMLQGHPFARLIPAKKSVNEMAELLAHVDVLLMPSVFAEPFGMLSIEAQHAGCRVVASNVGGLPETNCGLLTLVEPRSPLALMTGIKQARALGSATRRERDQARREFRLDDSVDGLLMALKHN from the coding sequence ATGATTTCATTTGTATGGCCACCTGGTGAGCCAATGCTTGGAGGTACCGGTGGTTCAGAGACCTACACGGCGGGGCACGTTCGTGAGCTGTTGCGGCGCGGTATCGATGCACAGGTGGTTACAATCGGTCATGGCATCAAAGACGGCCGTCAGGACTTTCGTGACGTGCCGTTTGTGTCGTTTGCAGACGAGAAGTCTATAGGTCAACTGGTCGGAACTGTGGTTTTTGTGAACAAAGCCTATCACGTTCCAACCCAACGCAAGTCGGCTATTATTCTACACTGTTCGATACCTAAGGTGACAGATCGACAACGGTATCAATCCTATATTGTCGATAAGACAGTTATCGCCACCAGTGTCTACAGTGCGCAGCAATGGGCACTTTATCTCGATATACCGTATGCTCGTATCAATGTCGTCTTGCCATTTGCCGACCCAAAGTATGGTGCTGTGATACGTCATAAGCCGTCAAAATATACGCGCATTGTCTATGCTGGCAGGCTACATCCCGAGAAGGGTATATACACAATACTTGAAATGATGCACCAGCAGGACATGCAGAATCACGAATATCGACTAGCTATTGTTACAGCAGGACAGCACGTAGCGGTTGGTCGCGAGATTGCGCGTATGTTGCAAGGACATCCTTTTGCACGGCTTATTCCTGCAAAGAAATCGGTTAATGAGATGGCCGAACTACTCGCACACGTCGATGTACTACTCATGCCATCGGTGTTTGCTGAACCGTTTGGGATGCTTTCGATCGAAGCGCAGCATGCCGGGTGTCGTGTTGTTGCGAGCAATGTAGGGGGTTTGCCAGAAACCAATTGTGGATTGCTCACTCTCGTTGAGCCGCGAAGCCCACTGGCTCTTATGACCGGTATCAAGCAAGCGCGTGCTCTCGGGAGCGCGACCAGAAGAGAGCGTGACCAAGCTAGGCGTGAATTTCGTCTTGATGATTCAGTTGACGGACTGCTGATGGCGTTGAAACACAACTAA
- a CDS encoding GuaB1 family IMP dehydrogenase-related protein produces the protein MQFLHDQPPTTELTYNDVFLVPRKTTISSRQDVSLTTPDPLALPLPIMVSNMTAVAGKRMAEVTARRGAVTVLPQDTPPDMLASMISYVKSCHPVFDTPITLTRTQTVNDALSLIPKRSHGHAIIVENGKPVGVVSERMLGSLDRFTRLGDIMQTHLITVRDTAKPDTIYTTLDTHRLTFVPVVNRSGKLVGCATKKSALRSTLYKPALDAKGRLLVAVAVGINGDVVAKAKFLVEHGADIIVIDTAHGHQQKMIDAIGAVRAALPSVPIVAGNVATAEATTELLNAGADIVKVGIGPGAMCTTRMMTGVGRPQFSAVYECAQAARSLGKHVVADGGIRHPRDVALALAAGASSVMFASWLTGTHESAADMIRDNEGRLYKVNYGMASHRAVKNRNARETPFDQARKELFQEGISESRIYLDPSAPGVEDILDKIASGLRSAMTYSDAATLDEFSANAIIGIQSTAGYDEGRPLHTSWM, from the coding sequence GTGCAGTTTCTCCATGACCAACCACCGACAACCGAACTCACCTACAATGATGTGTTTTTGGTGCCACGCAAAACCACCATTTCGTCACGCCAAGATGTTAGCCTAACAACACCCGACCCATTAGCCCTACCGCTACCGATCATGGTCTCAAATATGACGGCAGTGGCGGGAAAACGGATGGCCGAGGTGACCGCACGGCGCGGTGCCGTCACAGTACTCCCACAAGACACGCCACCCGATATGCTTGCAAGTATGATTAGTTACGTGAAGTCGTGTCACCCAGTATTCGATACGCCTATCACACTCACCCGCACTCAGACCGTCAATGACGCGCTGAGCCTCATCCCAAAACGGTCGCATGGTCATGCGATTATTGTCGAGAATGGTAAGCCTGTTGGGGTCGTTAGCGAGCGTATGCTCGGTAGTCTCGACCGTTTTACCCGCCTTGGCGATATCATGCAAACCCATCTCATCACAGTGCGCGATACTGCCAAGCCTGACACTATCTACACAACACTAGATACGCACCGACTTACCTTTGTGCCGGTTGTCAATCGTTCTGGCAAGCTAGTAGGATGTGCCACAAAAAAGTCTGCACTGCGCTCGACCTTGTATAAACCGGCACTCGATGCAAAAGGCAGGTTACTTGTTGCGGTGGCGGTTGGTATCAATGGAGATGTTGTCGCTAAAGCAAAATTTCTTGTCGAGCACGGTGCGGATATTATCGTCATCGACACCGCCCATGGGCATCAGCAAAAGATGATTGATGCCATTGGTGCCGTCCGCGCCGCGCTGCCGTCAGTGCCGATTGTTGCCGGCAATGTCGCTACTGCGGAGGCGACCACTGAACTGCTGAATGCCGGTGCCGATATCGTCAAAGTCGGGATTGGACCAGGTGCTATGTGCACAACAAGGATGATGACGGGCGTCGGACGCCCACAGTTTTCGGCTGTTTATGAGTGCGCCCAGGCTGCTCGCTCCCTTGGCAAACACGTCGTTGCCGACGGCGGCATTCGCCACCCTCGTGATGTTGCGCTCGCTCTCGCGGCTGGCGCTAGTTCAGTTATGTTTGCCTCCTGGCTCACCGGCACCCACGAAAGTGCCGCCGATATGATACGCGATAATGAGGGGCGGCTGTATAAGGTTAACTACGGCATGGCATCACATCGTGCCGTCAAAAATCGTAATGCACGTGAAACACCGTTTGATCAAGCCCGTAAAGAACTGTTTCAGGAAGGTATCTCGGAATCACGCATCTATCTTGACCCATCTGCCCCAGGGGTAGAAGATATCCTCGACAAAATCGCCTCAGGGCTACGCAGCGCCATGACCTATTCAGACGCAGCAACTCTCGACGAATTTAGCGCAAATGCCATCATTGGCATTCAATCGACAGCCGGGTATGACGAGGGCCGACCACTCCATACCAGCTGGATGTAG
- a CDS encoding polyprenyl synthetase family protein, with translation MSTVVLRDKVLHAVDAYIKLLLQQRRDRAVSIGHSYEALWSHTSNMVMNGGKRIRPYLTFVGYGAYDERLVPVAAAQELAHVAMLMHDDIIDQDDVRRGVPNMNGIYKSLYGGYLDTQLSTHYAHAAAMLAGDALLSEAYRLVYSAGYDQAVTTQVVAQLHESIYEVIGGELLDVEAGFVTDTVFDPLIVYRYKTSSYSFIGPLLSGAYCAGVDEATIETLRQYAINVGIAFQIEDDLLGVFGNESATGKSNETDLREGKLTALITYHREGMNDEQRQRFAVFGNADASSAELAALRVDLEASGARQKTRQLAERYFTTAMQHLQALEPGPRRTELEQFTRQLRGRQV, from the coding sequence ATGAGCACAGTTGTATTGCGGGATAAGGTTTTGCATGCAGTCGATGCGTATATCAAGCTACTTCTCCAACAGCGGCGTGACCGTGCTGTGAGTATTGGGCACTCATACGAAGCACTGTGGTCGCATACTAGTAATATGGTGATGAATGGCGGAAAACGGATCCGACCATACCTTACGTTTGTGGGGTATGGTGCGTATGATGAGCGACTGGTGCCAGTTGCGGCTGCTCAGGAACTCGCGCATGTCGCAATGCTAATGCATGATGATATCATCGACCAGGACGATGTCCGCAGAGGAGTGCCAAATATGAACGGCATCTATAAATCGCTCTATGGTGGTTATCTCGATACACAACTCTCGACACATTACGCACACGCGGCGGCAATGCTAGCGGGCGATGCGCTGCTGTCTGAGGCCTATCGTTTGGTGTATAGTGCCGGCTATGACCAGGCAGTGACGACACAGGTTGTCGCTCAACTTCATGAATCGATCTACGAAGTTATTGGCGGTGAATTGCTTGATGTCGAAGCCGGGTTTGTGACCGATACTGTGTTTGATCCGCTGATCGTCTATCGCTACAAGACATCGAGCTATAGTTTTATCGGGCCACTGCTGTCGGGCGCGTATTGTGCCGGTGTTGACGAGGCAACCATTGAAACACTTCGACAATATGCTATAAACGTCGGTATTGCGTTTCAAATCGAGGACGATTTACTCGGCGTTTTCGGTAATGAATCAGCGACGGGTAAGTCGAACGAAACAGATTTGCGAGAAGGCAAGTTGACCGCTCTTATCACCTATCACAGAGAAGGTATGAATGATGAGCAGCGGCAACGGTTTGCCGTATTCGGCAACGCCGATGCCTCTTCGGCTGAGTTAGCTGCTCTTAGGGTAGATCTTGAAGCGTCGGGCGCGCGTCAAAAAACACGTCAGCTCGCTGAGCGATATTTCACTACTGCTATGCAGCACTTGCAGGCACTTGAGCCAGGGCCGCGTCGCACGGAACTAGAGCAGTTTACACGGCAGCTCAGAGGTAGGCAGGTCTAG
- a CDS encoding DUF1801 domain-containing protein, which yields MSTSSDIKTKPTDVSVDEFIDAVAEPRRSEARRVLAIMREVTGVEPVMWGSSMIGFGSYHYKYESGREGDMLKVGFSPRKSALVLYGLVFYDENEPNNKLLEKLGPHTRGKGCLYIKKLSDIDESVLRTMIKNSYSHTTSAAS from the coding sequence ATGAGTACATCGAGCGACATTAAAACCAAGCCAACTGACGTCAGTGTCGATGAGTTTATCGACGCAGTAGCGGAGCCGCGCCGGTCAGAAGCCCGGCGGGTACTGGCAATTATGAGAGAAGTGACTGGGGTTGAACCAGTCATGTGGGGTTCGAGTATGATTGGCTTTGGCAGCTATCATTATAAGTACGAGTCTGGTCGTGAGGGCGATATGCTCAAAGTCGGCTTCTCGCCCCGTAAATCCGCACTGGTACTCTATGGACTGGTTTTCTACGACGAAAACGAACCAAACAACAAACTTCTCGAAAAGCTTGGTCCGCATACGCGCGGCAAGGGTTGCCTTTATATCAAAAAACTTTCCGATATCGATGAGTCGGTCTTGCGTACCATGATCAAAAATTCATATTCTCATACAACTTCAGCCGCATCATGA
- a CDS encoding DUF1801 domain-containing protein gives MTVDDYIGQFHSDVRERLETMRRTIREVSPGAEESMAYGMPAYKLHGKPLVYFAGYKNHIGFYATPNGHETFKTDFAKYKQGKGSVQFPHDQPLPVDLVRRVVVYRVKQLTV, from the coding sequence ATGACAGTTGACGACTATATCGGACAATTCCACAGCGACGTACGTGAACGGCTTGAAACCATGCGCCGAACTATCCGTGAAGTTTCACCAGGCGCCGAAGAATCGATGGCCTATGGCATGCCAGCATACAAACTACACGGTAAGCCGCTTGTTTACTTTGCTGGGTATAAAAACCACATCGGGTTCTACGCTACACCAAACGGTCACGAAACCTTCAAAACTGACTTTGCGAAGTATAAACAAGGCAAGGGTTCTGTGCAGTTTCCGCACGACCAACCATTGCCAGTCGATCTCGTGAGGCGAGTGGTTGTATATCGTGTCAAGCAATTAACAGTATAA
- a CDS encoding DUF3052 domain-containing protein, whose translation MRAQEGYSGMPLLQKLGYKPGKISYVDKVAPYYTHVCDDITLGAAEPYDFIHIFVRNHDELVRSSGQALPLLAKTGKLWVSWPKQSAEVATDLTGNTVREYMLTTGLVDVKVAAIDATWSGLLFVYRVKDR comes from the coding sequence ATGAGGGCGCAAGAAGGATATAGCGGTATGCCGCTTCTGCAAAAACTCGGCTACAAACCAGGAAAAATTTCGTATGTCGATAAGGTAGCACCGTATTATACCCACGTTTGTGACGACATAACACTTGGTGCGGCAGAGCCGTATGATTTTATTCATATCTTCGTGAGAAACCATGACGAGCTTGTTCGTTCGTCTGGCCAAGCATTGCCGCTCCTGGCCAAGACGGGCAAATTGTGGGTGTCATGGCCTAAGCAGTCCGCCGAGGTTGCGACCGACCTGACCGGCAATACCGTCCGCGAATATATGCTGACTACTGGCCTTGTTGATGTTAAGGTTGCCGCCATCGACGCTACGTGGTCGGGTTTGCTGTTCGTCTACCGTGTCAAAGATAGATAA
- a CDS encoding MFS transporter: protein MKNFYRLLVNTLIANVTTSFLWFALTFWVYLETKNVMATAIIGGSYMLMLAVTGLFFGTLVDRFHKKHVMTVASAITALMYGLGGAIYVFVPHEQLLTIGGPWFWLFTTIILCGCIVENSRNIALSTCVTIMVPEDRRANANGLVGMVQGLAFMITSIFSGLAIGYLGMGWTLVISIALTVFALIDLLFVTINEKQIVHDPKLQQKLVDFRGAWLAIRAVPGLLALILFATFNNLVGGVFMTLLDPYGLTLTSVQMWGFVYAISSLGFMVGGALVAKMGLGKNPLRVLLLGNVVVGIIGFVMGIRESLWLLAVSMFAYMSTVPVIEAAEQTTLQRIVPLKKQGRVFGFGQSVEAAASPVSAYMIGPIAQLWIIPYMASPEGKATWGWLVGQGEARGMALVFMGASLIMLIAALMAFRSRAYTSLTHEYRTDER, encoded by the coding sequence ATGAAGAATTTCTATCGTCTGCTAGTCAACACGCTCATCGCCAACGTCACGACAAGTTTTTTGTGGTTTGCGTTGACATTTTGGGTATATTTAGAGACAAAAAATGTTATGGCTACGGCAATCATCGGCGGTAGCTATATGTTGATGCTGGCGGTCACCGGGCTATTTTTCGGAACATTGGTTGACCGCTTTCATAAAAAGCATGTTATGACGGTCGCATCTGCCATAACGGCACTTATGTACGGTTTAGGTGGCGCTATCTATGTATTTGTGCCTCATGAGCAGCTGCTTACAATAGGTGGTCCGTGGTTTTGGTTGTTTACAACGATTATTTTGTGTGGCTGTATCGTTGAGAATAGCCGCAATATTGCCCTGAGTACCTGCGTGACAATTATGGTTCCTGAAGATAGGCGCGCGAACGCCAACGGGCTCGTCGGCATGGTGCAGGGTCTGGCTTTTATGATTACGTCGATATTTAGCGGGTTGGCCATTGGCTACCTCGGCATGGGTTGGACGCTGGTGATTTCAATCGCACTGACAGTTTTTGCACTCATCGACTTGCTATTTGTAACAATCAACGAAAAACAGATCGTACACGACCCCAAACTCCAACAGAAACTGGTTGATTTCAGAGGCGCATGGTTGGCCATACGGGCCGTGCCGGGCCTGCTGGCACTGATATTGTTTGCAACATTTAACAATCTAGTCGGCGGGGTCTTTATGACATTACTTGACCCATATGGATTGACACTTACCAGTGTGCAGATGTGGGGATTTGTCTATGCAATTTCGAGCCTCGGGTTTATGGTTGGTGGGGCACTCGTTGCTAAAATGGGGTTAGGTAAAAACCCGCTACGCGTACTATTGCTTGGTAACGTCGTCGTCGGGATCATTGGTTTTGTTATGGGTATCCGTGAGTCGTTGTGGTTACTCGCGGTCAGTATGTTTGCCTATATGTCGACGGTTCCAGTTATCGAAGCGGCCGAGCAAACGACATTGCAAAGAATCGTGCCGCTCAAAAAACAAGGTCGGGTGTTTGGGTTTGGGCAAAGTGTCGAAGCTGCGGCCTCACCCGTCTCGGCCTACATGATTGGTCCGATTGCCCAGCTGTGGATCATTCCGTACATGGCAAGTCCCGAAGGCAAGGCGACCTGGGGCTGGCTGGTTGGGCAGGGCGAAGCGCGCGGTATGGCCCTTGTATTTATGGGTGCAAGTCTCATCATGCTCATTGCAGCCCTCATGGCATTTCGATCGCGCGCGTATACGTCGTTGACTCACGAGTACAGGACGGATGAACGATGA
- a CDS encoding Fic family protein, producing MIHIPAPAHNSKLTKLVVELSSLKDHAVSGTTPVWIFFELKNLFHIVEALSSARIEGNHTTLATFVEKKLDKSDTKNEKLIEISNLIEALSYIDGSINEAVIDKDYVFALHRIVVRNLSVGTGCEGDKRPGAYRRENRAIAKSSLVLPQHYDVPDLMTEFYDFLQRPELPQDDLLKIAIAHHRFVQIHPFGNGNGRVVRLLTYAMLCKKGYIIPGSARLFNPTAVFAGDRDRYYEKLSQADKGDDASLAAWCEYVLDGLKTEVEKSQKFADHKFVQDNILLPAFSWALEKNVFSELEYKILVRLARKSSIKAGDIRDLWPADYSHVVVSKQLRKLRRQGFITTLKPKGRSYVLKLTGNKATRGILDQMDAQGLLPIRVDDVEHV from the coding sequence ATGATACATATACCGGCGCCAGCACACAATTCGAAACTGACTAAGCTCGTTGTCGAACTGAGTAGTCTCAAAGATCATGCAGTAAGCGGCACTACTCCTGTGTGGATATTTTTCGAGTTAAAAAATTTGTTTCATATCGTCGAGGCACTTTCTTCTGCGCGCATAGAGGGTAACCATACGACACTTGCCACATTTGTCGAGAAAAAACTTGACAAGTCTGATACAAAAAACGAAAAGCTGATCGAGATATCTAATCTTATTGAGGCGCTCAGTTATATAGATGGCTCAATCAATGAGGCAGTGATAGATAAGGATTACGTGTTTGCACTACATCGCATAGTTGTACGCAATCTGAGCGTAGGAACAGGCTGCGAGGGCGATAAACGGCCCGGTGCCTATCGGCGTGAAAATAGAGCTATTGCAAAGTCAAGCCTAGTGCTGCCACAACACTATGATGTCCCAGATCTGATGACAGAATTCTATGACTTTTTGCAACGCCCGGAGTTGCCCCAGGACGATTTGTTGAAAATTGCCATCGCGCATCACAGATTTGTACAGATTCATCCGTTCGGCAATGGTAATGGTAGGGTTGTGCGACTACTGACGTACGCCATGCTGTGCAAGAAAGGATATATAATCCCTGGTTCTGCCCGCTTATTTAATCCAACAGCAGTTTTTGCTGGAGATCGAGACAGGTATTATGAAAAGTTGAGCCAGGCAGACAAGGGGGATGACGCAAGCCTGGCAGCATGGTGTGAGTATGTCCTCGACGGGCTAAAAACCGAGGTTGAAAAATCTCAAAAGTTTGCAGATCACAAGTTTGTACAAGATAACATACTGCTGCCTGCCTTCAGCTGGGCATTAGAAAAAAATGTTTTTAGCGAGTTGGAATATAAAATTCTTGTACGCCTCGCGAGGAAATCCAGCATAAAAGCTGGCGATATTCGTGATCTGTGGCCGGCAGACTATTCTCACGTTGTTGTATCGAAACAACTACGCAAGTTGAGGCGGCAGGGGTTTATTACAACGCTTAAGCCCAAGGGGAGATCTTATGTTCTGAAGCTAACAGGCAACAAGGCAACCAGAGGGATATTAGACCAAATGGACGCCCAAGGTTTACTGCCGATTCGCGTAGACGATGTTGAGCATGTATAG
- a CDS encoding zinc ribbon domain-containing protein, with product MSKQCQSCGMPLSTKKAGDCRGTEADGTKSEKWCSLCYENGTFIGPDCTLDEMRTIVDKALVENGSGRLMRWLAQKQLPHLERWKT from the coding sequence ATGAGCAAACAATGTCAAAGCTGCGGGATGCCGCTAAGTACCAAAAAAGCAGGTGACTGCCGTGGCACAGAAGCAGACGGCACCAAGAGTGAAAAATGGTGTAGCCTTTGCTACGAAAACGGTACGTTTATTGGACCCGACTGCACCCTCGATGAGATGAGAACAATCGTCGACAAAGCGCTGGTCGAAAATGGCAGCGGCCGACTGATGCGCTGGCTAGCCCAAAAACAACTTCCCCATCTCGAGCGCTGGAAAACCTAG
- a CDS encoding DUF1697 domain-containing protein, giving the protein MKYVVLLRGINVGGNRKVPMADLRAVFEGMGFADVVTYINSGNVVFSAQTAPVASAIKARLEKAFGFDIDTLVLSQAEVVSVAKAIPDEWLNDAEQKSDVLYLFADIDSSDIMSSIGFRPEFETIHYVPGALITNVSRKYQSKSSLLKLVGTPLYRRMTIRNVTTARKLAELVQ; this is encoded by the coding sequence ATGAAGTATGTTGTATTATTGAGGGGTATTAATGTCGGTGGAAACCGCAAGGTGCCGATGGCGGATTTGCGGGCGGTTTTTGAAGGTATGGGGTTCGCTGACGTAGTAACATACATAAACTCTGGCAATGTGGTTTTTTCGGCACAGACGGCTCCAGTAGCAAGTGCCATTAAAGCACGGCTGGAGAAAGCTTTTGGCTTTGACATCGATACGCTGGTGTTATCTCAGGCGGAAGTCGTATCTGTTGCGAAGGCTATCCCAGACGAATGGTTGAATGACGCGGAGCAAAAGAGCGACGTACTGTACCTGTTTGCGGACATTGATTCGTCAGATATCATGAGCAGCATTGGCTTCCGCCCAGAGTTCGAAACAATCCATTACGTGCCGGGCGCACTCATCACGAATGTGTCGCGCAAATACCAGTCAAAAAGTAGCCTGCTCAAACTGGTCGGCACGCCACTGTATAGGCGCATGACTATCCGTAACGTCACGACTGCCCGCAAACTTGCTGAATTGGTACAATAG
- a CDS encoding DNA alkylation repair protein, with the protein MTAEDVVSEMQNYASDADAVNLQWFFKTGPGEYGEGDQFIGVRVPMIRKVCKEFRQLSLAEVQKLIESPFHEHRMAGLIILTLQYPRASNQAKNDILDLYMQELKRRNINNWDLVDVTCRHIVGEHVRDNREVLFELAKSDNLWERRVSIISTFAYIAHGDASTSLELAELLLHDHEDLMHKAVGWTLREVGKRCDEQLLRDFLDRHAHDMPRTALRYAIEHLPEIDRQYYLLCKDTA; encoded by the coding sequence ATGACAGCAGAAGACGTAGTGTCCGAAATGCAGAACTATGCTAGTGATGCCGATGCGGTGAATCTGCAATGGTTTTTCAAGACGGGGCCGGGGGAATATGGTGAGGGTGATCAATTTATCGGCGTACGCGTGCCGATGATTCGGAAGGTTTGCAAAGAGTTTCGGCAATTGTCACTTGCTGAGGTACAAAAACTCATCGAAAGCCCGTTTCATGAGCACCGCATGGCAGGGCTCATCATATTGACACTCCAATACCCGCGTGCGTCAAATCAAGCGAAAAATGACATACTTGACCTCTATATGCAGGAGCTAAAGAGGCGAAATATCAATAATTGGGACCTTGTCGACGTCACGTGTCGCCACATCGTCGGCGAACATGTGCGAGATAACCGTGAAGTGCTATTCGAACTTGCGAAGAGCGACAACCTCTGGGAGCGTCGCGTCAGTATCATCAGTACCTTTGCCTATATCGCCCATGGTGATGCGAGTACTTCGCTCGAACTGGCCGAACTGCTGTTGCATGACCACGAAGACCTGATGCATAAAGCTGTTGGCTGGACACTCCGCGAAGTCGGCAAACGCTGCGACGAGCAACTGCTGCGTGATTTTCTCGACCGTCATGCCCACGACATGCCACGGACTGCGCTACGTTACGCTATAGAGCACCTGCCAGAAATCGATCGGCAGTACTACTTGTTATGTAAAGATACTGCATGA
- a CDS encoding DUF2177 family protein produces the protein MRYVMQLLVAGGVMGLLDFVWLGYIAKRLYYSEMGNILLEKFNMVPALLFYVIYVIGVVVFVINPALAKGSLAYAAGYGALFGLVAYATYDLTSLAVVKGFSTKIVVIDMVWGMALTAVVASIAYLVVHKWF, from the coding sequence ATGCGATATGTAATGCAACTACTAGTAGCCGGTGGGGTCATGGGACTATTGGATTTTGTGTGGCTCGGCTACATTGCAAAGCGGCTGTACTACAGCGAAATGGGGAACATACTACTTGAAAAGTTCAACATGGTGCCAGCACTGCTATTTTACGTGATTTATGTCATTGGCGTGGTGGTATTCGTCATCAATCCCGCGCTGGCTAAGGGATCGCTAGCCTATGCGGCTGGCTATGGTGCACTCTTTGGACTTGTTGCCTATGCGACCTATGATCTAACTAGTCTCGCGGTAGTCAAGGGATTTAGCACAAAGATTGTGGTGATAGATATGGTGTGGGGGATGGCGCTGACAGCCGTTGTTGCATCAATCGCCTATCTCGTGGTGCACAAATGGTTTTAG
- a CDS encoding DUF1295 domain-containing protein — MVLGDILPMFVAALVGALCLQLLAYAQYLRHSRVDVVDVAWGMTFVAAVVAMQIHRPTLAPSVLLVDGLVLVWAARLSLHIYQRFVRTSRQDERYTTLVARWPRRHMRLQVLTRIFMVQALLAVMVSAPVAIIHHYQPSLTTLVWCGLVIWTVGFVIEMWADRQLTVFLRTAKPGSLMQSGLWRYSRHPNYFGEITMWWGIAVMAVTTPLWLVGLMGAATITILICYVSGIPLAEQRASEKREWEIYRKTTSVLVPLPRRE; from the coding sequence ATGGTTTTAGGCGATATTTTACCTATGTTCGTGGCGGCATTGGTCGGGGCACTGTGCCTTCAGCTGCTGGCATATGCACAGTACCTCCGCCACAGCAGGGTCGACGTCGTCGATGTTGCTTGGGGGATGACGTTCGTTGCGGCGGTTGTTGCCATGCAGATCCACAGGCCCACACTTGCACCAAGCGTGCTACTGGTCGATGGGCTGGTACTGGTGTGGGCTGCCCGACTATCGCTCCATATTTACCAGCGTTTTGTGCGCACGAGCCGTCAGGACGAACGCTACACTACTCTGGTGGCGCGGTGGCCTCGGCGACATATGCGACTACAGGTACTGACAAGGATTTTTATGGTACAGGCGCTACTTGCGGTCATGGTGAGTGCGCCAGTAGCCATAATTCATCATTACCAGCCGTCACTTACAACCTTGGTGTGGTGTGGACTGGTGATATGGACAGTGGGGTTTGTGATCGAAATGTGGGCCGATCGCCAGCTGACAGTCTTTTTACGTACCGCCAAGCCAGGTAGTCTAATGCAGTCGGGGCTGTGGCGTTACTCTCGGCACCCGAACTATTTTGGCGAGATTACTATGTGGTGGGGTATTGCAGTGATGGCAGTCACCACGCCACTCTGGTTGGTCGGACTGATGGGTGCTGCTACGATTACAATTTTGATTTGCTATGTGTCGGGTATCCCACTTGCAGAGCAGCGCGCATCTGAAAAAAGAGAATGGGAAATATATCGAAAAACGACAAGTGTACTGGTGCCGCTACCGCGACGTGAGTAA
- a CDS encoding YdeI/OmpD-associated family protein, protein MQDRSLAQGSIHRIPQDLRAMLTTDARFHHAWNDITPLARSEFICWITSAKKPETRTRRIHVAIDKLSRGERRPCCWSGCPHRTKPAHGYIRR, encoded by the coding sequence ATGCAGGACAGATCACTCGCTCAAGGTTCTATTCACAGAATCCCCCAAGACTTACGTGCCATGCTCACCACAGATGCGCGTTTCCACCATGCATGGAACGATATCACGCCTCTAGCCCGAAGCGAATTTATTTGCTGGATCACATCAGCCAAAAAACCCGAAACCCGCACTAGGCGCATACATGTTGCTATCGACAAGCTCTCGCGTGGCGAGCGTCGCCCATGCTGCTGGTCGGGGTGTCCGCACCGCACAAAACCAGCACACGGCTATATTCGTAGATAA